The DNA region tgcccttggccttctGCCCAATCCTATACGCCAACTCCACAAAGCTGTTCACCGTCAAATCTCCCAGCTTGTAGATCTTGTCGTTAAAAGTGCTGTACTCGACTGCAAAGGCAAATTCTCTCGGGTCCGGTTTCGGTGTCAGCGGCTTCTTCCCTCCGTTCTTCCCCTTTCGCCACTTCATAAGCCACGATTTCGAGGATTGGAGCAGGGAGAAAAggctgttggttgttgttggctcGACGCTGTTCAAATCGGtaaggttgaggttgttgatgtgcgTTAGGTTAGCAAAGTACTGTGTGTACCCTGTCAAGCTCAGAGGCTGCTGAGAATACGCAGGTCCGGGAGGGCTCGTCTtcgctggtggaggaggaacgaCAAGGTTGGGATCGTGaggcttcttgtccttctttgGGCGTttgccgcccttcttctttttcttcttgtcggtTTCGACATTTTCGAAGGAATCGCTCAGATCGTCTATCGGCGACAAGCTTCGCAGGTCGAGGTGCTTCTGAGGTGCGCTCGGGGCACTGGCAGGGTGCGACGAGTTCTTCGCGCCATTGCCAGGCATGTCGCGCCACAGAGGTGTGTTCTCAAGGCCAGAGATGTTGTATTCCACCACGCGTAACGTGGGGAAATACGTTGGTACGATGCTGGGGCTGACCAGCGACAACACATATCGTTCCCCCCAAGGATCCTTGCGCTTTGGCTTTCTGGTTCTGCCCTTCTTTCCATCCTGATTCACTTCGTTCGACTTGCCCGGCACAGTTGGGGGTGTCAACTTGGACCAGTCATCGCGGAGTTCCATCAGATAATCGGTGCCAGCCTGAACCGTAAGCTCATCGTCCAAGTACTCGCGAACGCCGAACTCAGGTGATAGACCGTTCAAGAAGGCGATGTCGACGTCGTGGGTGTCGTGGATAAGGAAGTGATCGATGTTCATGTGCCCATACATCCCGCTGATAACCACATCCCTATACTGGTGCAGCCAGAGCGTGTACTTTTGCCAGCAAGTCTCATCCCAAAGCTTCTTGCTGTCCGTCCTCGCTGGCGGGACATGGCCCATCAAGATAACCTTcattcccctctccctcataAACTCCAACTGCACTCTCAACCACTCCAGCTGCTTAAACCCTGGCTCAGATGGGTTCTCACATCCATCCACACCCGCATTCCGGTCGAAAAAGTACAGCGTATTCAAGCTGAACACCGCCAACCGATTCGGAATAACCTCCACGTGGAACCAGCCTCCAAACTCAAAGCTATGCCTCTGCGCCTCTGGGATAAAATGCCTCCAAATGTGCGTATACGTCTGCAACCACTTGTTCGGCCCCGGCAGCAAAATGTTATGCGGCAAGATATCGTTATTCCCGAACGTCGGCACAACCGGTATGCTCATCCCATGTCCCGTCTCCTCGTTCCTGAGCATCTCGGCAAACTTGTCCGCAATCCAGGTGTTGGTCCCGAGCACCTGGTCCTGCGTGCGGGGCAAATCATCGTCGCGATCGTGACGCGCCGTGTCGCCCGTCCACACGACAAAATCAATCTTGTCCTTTAAATTCGCCTCAATCCAGTCAAACGTCGCATTCACCAGCGAGTACGGCGAATCGCAATCGGTCGTCTCGGCACCGTACGGCCCTGCTGGCCCTTCGCCCTTGTGGCAtccgtcgtcttcgtctgtGGATGAGTGGACTTTGTAGAATTCATCGGGATGGATGTCTGCGCGTGAATTTCCATAATGTCAATTTCAGTTCCTCAGAAATGACAGGCCTACCGCGATGGGACACAGAAGCCTGCCGCGAAGCTACGATAGcaatggtgatggaggggataGCTCACCTGTGATATGCAGGAACCTGCCGTGCAGCCCTTTTCGCGGGGCAGAATTCGACAGTatgtgctgctgctctgccGCCGGCGCAGTTGGACCTGAACCTGAGAGCCTGGCAATGACGCCATGGTACAGCAGTCCCAGGCACAGAATGCGCTGGAGAGCCATCATTTGGTTGACGGCTGAAAAAAACGAAAATAGTAACAGGggaaataataataataatgaCAATTCAGGAGTATGTATCCCTTCcgtgggttggggggtggtgttttcgCGCTGGGGCGCCTTTCTTTAGATATAGGTTGTCATACCAGGCATGGATGGGAATCGAGAAAGAGGAGCGGGTCggtagggtggtggaaaagaaaTCTAGATGGCCGTCGAATGTTTTTGGCGtcaaagggaggaggagcccaCTGTAAAGTGGTTCTCAAGCCTGTTTTAGCTTTTCAGACCCTCAGCTGGGCGGGCAAGGCGAGAAAGGGTGGTGGCCAACAAACGGTCGCGGTCTGGGCCAGTGTCAGAGGATGACGCTTCTTCCGGGCTCTTGTCATGTGTGTGGATGGAGTCTTGGCTCCTTTTCTGCGAGAACCCTTTTGGGTCGACAAGTCAGTCGATCACAAGATGCCCAGCCTGTGACACTGAACGGGGATGTGGTGGGAGACGTGGGATGTCTTCATTTTTAATACCCCAGAAGCAAACCTAAAAAATGCTTAACATTTGTTCTTTTTTCGTATCACCACAATCAAATCAACTGCTATGAGTTGATTACCTGCTGTACCGCCCATCTGAACTGCGTCTTTTTCGCTTCCGATCACCATCCACAGCACAGCAAGTTTCTGTCTTTTTCGTCTCTTGAGCACCTTGACGGTTCAGATACCGAGTATACCTATTCAGCCACGCGGGACCCCCCCCCTTTGAAGACTTTACACCCACACAGCCAATATCCTTCAAGCTTCCTCCCCACGTGTGTAACAGAGCACAACTACATATTGTAGAAACCAGACATGTGCCTCGCTCTGTGGCTGTCGACCTCTCTACCGTTCCATCATCTGCCTTTCTGACACCATTCATGATGTGGTGATCTCTTCTGCCTAGGCACCCCCACAGGCCATCACCCAGGTCCCCGCGGCATAACCCGCATCACCATCGACGTCACAAACCTCGCTTTTCCATTCCGCCAGCACCCTTTGCCGGCCGTGATATCGAACCCCACGAACACTTAACTTCATCAAAGATCAGCGGGGCATCTCCCTTCTTGGCCCAAGCCCCAAAAAAGGGTCAAAGGTTTCGCAGCTGGACTTGCTGGTCTGgtggggtggaaggaggGGTCGTCGACCACCCCACGGACCTACTCAAGAAACATCTTGGTAAATGATCTGAAAACATTTCAGCCAGA from Podospora pseudoanserina strain CBS 124.78 chromosome 1, whole genome shotgun sequence includes:
- the PPN1 gene encoding Endopolyphosphatase (EggNog:ENOG503NVEG; COG:I; BUSCO:EOG09262645), with product MMALQRILCLGLLYHGVIARLSGSGPTAPAAEQQHILSNSAPRKGLHGRFLHITDIHPDEFYKVHSSTDEDDGCHKGEGPAGPYGAETTDCDSPYSLVNATFDWIEANLKDKIDFVVWTGDTARHDRDDDLPRTQDQVLGTNTWIADKFAEMLRNEETGHGMSIPVVPTFGNNDILPHNILLPGPNKWLQTYTHIWRHFIPEAQRHSFEFGGWFHVEVIPNRLAVFSLNTLYFFDRNAGVDGCENPSEPGFKQLEWLRVQLEFMRERGMKVILMGHVPPARTDSKKLWDETCWQKYTLWLHQYRDVVISGMYGHMNIDHFLIHDTHDVDIAFLNGLSPEFGVREYLDDELTVQAGTDYLMELRDDWSKLTPPTVPGKSNEVNQDGKKGRTRKPKRKDPWGERYVLSLVSPSIVPTYFPTLRVVEYNISGLENTPLWRDMPGNGAKNSSHPASAPSAPQKHLDLRSLSPIDDLSDSFENVETDKKKKKKGGKRPKKDKKPHDPNLVVPPPPAKTSPPGPAYSQQPLSLTGYTQYFANLTHINNLNLTDLNSVEPTTTNSLFSLLQSSKSWLMKWRKGKNGGKKPLTPKPDPREFAFAVEYSTFNDKIYKLGDLTVNSFVELAYRIGQKAKGKSLVEMAGDEEVGDVEEEHDCDESDFESDSDSDDEEMEAEAKKGDKKKGDKKKKGKKGDKKKKKKGKKNKIWLHFLSHAFVGTLDKSELKRYS